The following proteins come from a genomic window of Candidatus Krumholzibacteriia bacterium:
- a CDS encoding DUF5989 family protein, whose amino-acid sequence MSRVGYGWVLVKEFVHFARHHKVWWIVPLVLVLGLVVGLVAVGQVSAPFIYTLF is encoded by the coding sequence ATGAGCCGAGTCGGATACGGGTGGGTCCTGGTCAAGGAGTTCGTCCACTTCGCACGCCACCACAAGGTGTGGTGGATCGTGCCCCTGGTCCTCGTCCTCGGGCTCGTGGTGGGACTGGTGGCGGTGGGCCAGGTGTCGGCTCCGTTCATCTACACGCTGTTCTAG
- a CDS encoding protein-L-isoaspartate(D-aspartate) O-methyltransferase, protein MNDTAFAESRRRMVAQQIEPRGVTDRALCEAMRTVPRERFVGEEMAEFAFEDAPLPIEEGQTISQPFIVALMIDALELEGDERVLEVGAGSGYAAAVLSRVAREVYAVEMHQSLADSAAKRLREIGYDNVHVLCADGTQGWAEHAPYDAIMVSAGGPEIPNSLLRQLAVGGRLVVPVGRDLRSQELLLVRRTGQEDYERESLGAVQFVPLVGTEGWAADGTPAVSPHRPEPTVVAPPERTALATLIAEEAEPLDSIDDTTVDALVERVGDARVVLIGEASHGTSEFYRMRARITQELIRAGKCDMVALEADWPDTRALDGHVRGRSPNRLRVPPFSRFPSWMWRNSETRDFVDWLVDLNRERPHDRKVSLHGLDLYSLNNSIGAVLAYLERVDPTAAEAARVRYSCFSPWEMDPATYGRAAVVGRMEPCESDAISTLRELLQQRVEYLELDGDEFFDAERNATLVRDAERYYRTMYYGSRESWNLRDQHMFDTLLAALDHIGPDSRAVVWAHNSHVGDARATEMSARGELNIGQLCREHFGERAYAIGFGTHHGQVAAAQNWDAPMEIMDVRPSHEDSYERLCHESSVEAFLLHLRNPRRPELREHLRHPRLQRAIGVIYRPESELLSHYFQASLPSQFDEYVWFDETSAVRSLETGDLEGVPETYPFGL, encoded by the coding sequence ATGAACGACACCGCTTTCGCCGAGAGCCGCCGCCGGATGGTCGCCCAGCAGATCGAGCCCCGGGGCGTGACCGACCGCGCCCTCTGCGAAGCCATGCGGACCGTTCCCCGTGAGCGCTTCGTGGGCGAGGAGATGGCCGAGTTCGCGTTCGAAGACGCCCCGTTGCCCATCGAGGAGGGACAGACGATCTCGCAGCCCTTCATCGTGGCGTTGATGATCGACGCACTCGAACTCGAAGGAGACGAACGCGTCCTGGAAGTCGGGGCGGGATCCGGGTACGCGGCAGCGGTGCTGAGCCGTGTGGCCCGCGAGGTCTACGCGGTGGAGATGCACCAGAGCCTCGCCGATTCCGCCGCCAAGCGCCTGCGTGAGATCGGCTACGACAACGTGCACGTCCTCTGCGCCGACGGCACGCAGGGATGGGCCGAACACGCGCCCTACGATGCCATCATGGTGTCGGCCGGAGGGCCGGAGATTCCGAACAGCCTCCTCCGACAGCTCGCCGTCGGGGGTCGTCTGGTGGTTCCCGTCGGCCGGGATCTCCGCTCCCAGGAGCTCCTGCTCGTACGACGCACCGGCCAGGAGGACTACGAACGTGAATCCCTGGGCGCCGTCCAGTTCGTGCCGCTGGTCGGAACCGAGGGGTGGGCCGCCGACGGCACCCCGGCAGTGTCGCCGCACCGCCCGGAACCCACCGTCGTGGCTCCTCCGGAGCGCACGGCTCTGGCGACACTGATCGCCGAGGAGGCCGAACCACTCGACAGCATCGACGATACCACCGTCGACGCGCTCGTCGAACGCGTGGGCGACGCCCGCGTGGTCCTGATCGGCGAGGCCAGTCACGGCACCAGCGAGTTCTACCGCATGCGCGCCCGCATCACCCAGGAACTGATTCGCGCCGGAAAGTGCGACATGGTCGCGCTCGAGGCCGACTGGCCCGACACCCGCGCGCTCGACGGTCACGTTCGTGGCCGCAGCCCCAACCGCCTGCGTGTCCCGCCCTTCTCGAGATTCCCTTCCTGGATGTGGCGTAACTCCGAGACCCGGGACTTCGTCGACTGGCTCGTGGATCTCAACCGCGAACGCCCCCACGACCGGAAGGTCTCACTGCACGGGCTGGATCTCTACAGTCTGAACAACTCGATCGGTGCCGTTCTAGCATACCTGGAACGCGTCGATCCGACGGCAGCGGAGGCGGCCCGTGTCCGCTACTCGTGCTTCTCGCCGTGGGAGATGGACCCGGCCACCTACGGGCGCGCCGCCGTCGTCGGACGGATGGAACCATGCGAGAGCGACGCGATCTCCACCCTGCGGGAGCTCCTGCAACAACGCGTCGAATACCTCGAGCTCGACGGCGACGAGTTCTTCGACGCCGAACGCAACGCCACTCTGGTCCGCGACGCAGAACGCTACTACCGGACCATGTACTACGGCAGCCGGGAGTCGTGGAATCTCCGTGATCAGCACATGTTCGACACCCTCCTGGCGGCCCTCGACCACATCGGGCCCGATTCCCGAGCCGTCGTCTGGGCACACAACTCCCACGTGGGCGACGCGCGGGCCACCGAGATGAGCGCACGCGGCGAGCTGAACATCGGCCAGCTCTGCCGTGAACACTTCGGGGAGCGGGCCTACGCGATCGGCTTCGGCACCCATCACGGCCAGGTGGCGGCTGCACAGAACTGGGACGCCCCGATGGAGATCATGGACGTGCGCCCCTCGCACGAGGACAGCTACGAGCGCCTGTGCCACGAGTCCTCGGTCGAAGCCTTCCTCCTGCACCTGCGGAACCCCCGACGTCCGGAGCTGCGCGAGCATCTGCGGCACCCCCGGCTCCAGCGTGCAATCGGTGTGATCTACCGGCCCGAGTCGGAGCTGCTCAGCCACTACTTCCAGGCTTCCCTGCCGTCGCAGTTCGACGAATACGTGTGGTTCGACGAGACCTCGGCGGTGCGGAGTCTGGAAACCGGCGACCTGGAAGGAGTCCCCGAGACCTATCCGTTCGGGCTGTGA
- a CDS encoding carbamoyltransferase has translation MRVLGISCWYHDAAAALVVDGDIVAAAQEERFSRRKHDADFPANAALYCLAEGGIEDGDLDAVVFYDKPVLKFHRILETHLGVAPRGLRSFTQAVPLWLRSKLWVTPRIHDHFAALGFTQKPPVVFGEHHESHGASAFFPSPFERAAVLTLDGVGEWSTATLGVGEGNRLRLIEEIRFPHSLGLLYSAFTYFCGFKVNSGEYKLMGLAPYGKPVFADVIRKHLIDLRDDGSFRLDMRYFDYLGGLTMTGRRFDALFGGPPRRPESPITQREMDLAASVQAVTEDIVLRIARHARETTGERHLCLAGGVALNCVANGELLRSGLFDDLWIQPAAGDAGGALGAALAYSHHALGVDRRVRRPDAMQGACLGPEFDDDEIAAFLEHRGYPARRFDDPHAWAATVADSIADGQVVGLLQGRMEFGPRALGNRSILGDARSAKMQSVMNLKIKHRESFRPFAPSCLEERVEDYFELDRPSPYMLLVAPVQPSRRLPLTGDEHELDMIDRVNRPRSDLPAITHVDHSARVQTVRASTNPGYHRILKAFEERTGEGIVINTSFNVRGEPIVCTPEDAYRCFMRTQMDRLVLGSFVLDKSAQPGFEDTERWQETFQLD, from the coding sequence ATGCGTGTTCTGGGGATCAGTTGCTGGTACCACGACGCCGCGGCCGCGCTGGTGGTCGACGGCGACATCGTGGCCGCCGCGCAGGAGGAGCGTTTCTCCCGCCGCAAGCACGACGCCGACTTCCCCGCGAACGCAGCGCTCTACTGCCTGGCCGAGGGCGGCATCGAAGACGGCGATCTCGACGCGGTGGTCTTCTACGACAAGCCCGTGCTGAAATTCCACCGCATTCTCGAGACCCACCTCGGGGTCGCCCCGCGGGGACTGAGGAGCTTCACGCAGGCGGTTCCCCTGTGGCTGCGCAGCAAGCTCTGGGTGACGCCCCGGATCCACGACCATTTCGCCGCGCTGGGCTTCACGCAGAAGCCGCCGGTGGTCTTCGGCGAGCATCACGAGAGCCACGGGGCCAGTGCCTTCTTCCCTTCTCCCTTCGAGCGTGCCGCCGTGCTCACCCTCGACGGTGTCGGAGAGTGGAGTACGGCCACGCTGGGAGTCGGTGAGGGCAATCGGTTGCGGCTGATCGAGGAGATCCGGTTCCCCCACTCCCTGGGACTCCTGTACTCGGCGTTCACCTACTTCTGCGGATTCAAGGTGAACTCGGGCGAGTACAAACTCATGGGACTGGCGCCCTACGGAAAACCCGTGTTCGCCGACGTCATCCGGAAGCACCTGATCGACCTGAGGGACGACGGCAGCTTCCGGCTCGACATGCGGTACTTCGACTACCTCGGGGGGCTGACCATGACGGGCCGACGCTTCGATGCGTTGTTCGGCGGTCCGCCGCGCCGGCCCGAGTCGCCGATCACCCAGCGCGAGATGGACCTCGCGGCGTCGGTCCAGGCGGTGACCGAGGACATCGTGCTGCGGATCGCGCGGCATGCCCGCGAGACGACGGGCGAACGTCACCTTTGTCTTGCCGGTGGGGTCGCCCTGAATTGCGTGGCCAACGGTGAGCTGTTGCGTTCCGGCCTGTTCGACGATCTGTGGATCCAGCCAGCAGCCGGCGACGCGGGTGGGGCGCTGGGTGCGGCCCTGGCCTACTCGCACCACGCGCTCGGGGTCGATCGGCGGGTCCGGCGGCCCGACGCGATGCAGGGCGCCTGTCTCGGCCCCGAATTCGACGACGACGAGATCGCTGCCTTTCTCGAGCACCGTGGGTATCCGGCCCGTCGTTTCGACGATCCCCACGCGTGGGCGGCCACCGTGGCCGACTCCATCGCCGACGGCCAGGTCGTGGGCCTGCTCCAGGGCCGGATGGAGTTCGGGCCGCGGGCCCTGGGGAACCGGTCGATCCTCGGTGACGCGCGATCGGCGAAGATGCAGAGCGTGATGAACCTCAAGATCAAGCACCGTGAGAGCTTTCGTCCTTTCGCGCCGAGCTGTCTCGAGGAGCGGGTCGAGGACTACTTCGAGCTGGACCGGCCGTCGCCCTACATGCTGCTGGTCGCACCGGTGCAGCCGAGCCGCCGCCTGCCCCTGACCGGCGACGAACACGAACTGGACATGATCGACCGGGTGAACCGACCGCGCAGCGACCTGCCGGCGATCACGCACGTCGATCACTCCGCGAGGGTCCAGACGGTTCGTGCCTCCACGAATCCCGGCTATCACCGGATCCTGAAGGCCTTCGAAGAGCGGACCGGCGAGGGCATCGTGATCAACACCAGTTTCAACGTGCGCGGCGAGCCGATCGTGTGCACTCCCGAGGACGCCTACCGCTGCTTCATGCGCACGCAGATGGATCGGCTCGTCCTGGGATCCTTCGTCCTGGACAAGTCCGCGCAACCCGGCTTCGAGGACACCGAACGCTGGCAGGAGACCTTCCAGCTCGACTGA